The nucleotide sequence GAAATGCTAGGTGAATATATTTTGGCAGGTTTCAAAGTGGCCCTCATTGTCGCTGCTATGTTGATTGGTTTCATTGCCCTGATTGCGGCGGTTAATGCGTTGTTCAGCATGGTGTTTGAGAAGAGCTTTCAGGAAATGCTCGGCTACGTATTTTATCCATTTGCTTGGGTGATTGGGATTCCCACAGATGAAGCATCGAAGGTTGGTAGCATCATGGCAACTAAATTGGTTGCTAACGAATTTGTGGCGATGCACAGCTTACAATCAATTGTGACAGAACTTTCTCCTCGTTCACAGGGCATTTTGTCGGTATTCTTGGTTTCTTTTGCTAACTTCTCTTCCATTGGGATTGTGGCAGGGGCGATTAAAGGCTTGAATGAGAAACAGGGTAATGTCGTTTCCCGCTTTGGTTTGAAACTACTGTTTGGTTCAACGCTTGTCAGTTTCTTGTCTGCGGCTATTGCAGGTTTGTTACTGTAAAAGATAACGTTTTATCGTGGAATATTGCATCATGGATGGTGCAGATTCCCTTTCACCTATTTCTCCTTATCGATGTGCAAATTATGGAAAAAGAGAACCTGATAGAAATTGCTAATACTGCAATGCCGTTCGGTAAATACAAAGGGCGTATGCTCATTGACTTACCGGAAGAGTATTTATTGTGGTTCGCTCGTAAGGGTGAATTTCCACAAGGTAAATTGGGTGCGCTGATGGAAATGACTTTAGCAATAAAACTAGAGGGACTAGATTCGTTGGTGAAGCCATTGAAAAAAGGCTAGCCAAGGTTGGCGTTTTTTCAACCGATAATGGTGGTTAGATAGGGTAATGACCAAAATGCCCTGAAAGCATGGCTTTCAGGGCCTGATAATTTTGGTGGAGCTAAGCGGGATCGAACCGCTGACCTCTTGCATGCCATGCAAGCGCTCTCCCAGCTGAGCTATAGCCCCACGAGTGTGGTATTTCCTAATTTAGGACCAAATACCTTATTTCAATATAAAGGATTTGGTGGAGCTAAGCGGGATCGAACCGCTGACCTCTTGCATGCCATGCAAGCGCTCTCCCAGCTGAGCTATAGCCCCAATCAAAATTAATGGAACGGGGCGCATAATATGAAACCCTGCAAATACTGTCAACGGCTAACTCATCATTCTCACAACAAGCGTTGAAAAAGCCATCAATTTTATGATCAATTAACAAAATAGAGGCTGAGCAATGGGTTGAAGTGAAATATACCGGTCATCTTTCAAGTTGCCTCTTTGTTGGCTGCACTCACTCACCCCGGTCACATCGTTATCCATGCTCCCGGGGATTCGCTCCCTTGCCGTCGCGATGCATCTTGAAATCCATAGGGTATAGAGAGTGTTTGATAAAGTGATAAAAAGGGAGCAATTAAATGAGATTTTCTGAGAACAAAAAGGCATCACAATGTGATAAGTGATGCCTTGGGTGCATTAATTAAGATTGAGTTTCACGTTGAGCAATGAACTCTAGCGCTTGATTAATACGGGAGAGAGTACGGGGTTGCCCGATAGCGTGAATAGTGACATCCACACCTGGGGATTGACCCGCACCGGTAGCCGCAACACGCAATGGCATACCCACTTTACCCATACCGACTTCTAGCTCATCAGCGGTGGATTGAATGGCATGATGCACATTTTCTGGTGTCCAATCAGTAATTGAAGCCAGCTTTGCATGGACAACTTCAAGAGGTTGACGGGCAACTGGGCGCAAATGTTTCTTCGCCGCATCGGCATCAAATTCAGCAAAATCTTCATAGAAGTAGCGGCAGGATTCCGCCATCTCTTTCAGCGTCTTACAGCGTTCGCCCAGTAATTTAATTAGATCAACCAACTGTGGGCCATTACGGGAATCAATACCTTGTTGCTCAATATGCCATGCTAGATGAACGGCAACTTTCTCTGGAGGCAGGGTATTAATATAGTGATGATTCAGCCATTGCAGTTTTTCTGTATTGAATGCGCTGGCGGATTTATTGATAGCATCCAGGCTGAACAGCTCAGTCATTTCTTCAATGCTGAAAATTTCTTGATCACCGTGCGACCAACCCAAACGCACCAAATAATTCAGCAGTGCTTCTGGCAGGTAGCCATCATCACGGTATTGCATAACGCTCACTGCACCGTGACGTTTGGATAATTTTTTACCGTCATCACCGAGGATCATCGAAACGTGTGCATATTCTGGCACGGGAGCGCCGAGTGCTTTCAGAATATTGATTTGGCGAGGTGTATTATTGATATGGTCTTCACCGCGGATGACATGGGTGATCTCCATATCCCAGTCATCGATAACAACACAGAAATTATACGTTGGCGAGCCATCGGTACGACGGATAATCAGATCATCAAGTTCCTGATTGCTGAACTCAATTGGGCCTCGGATCTGATCATTAAAAATAACAGAACCTTCCTGTGGATTGCGGAAACGGACAACATGGGGTTGAGCTGGGTCATGTTGACATGGATTATCACGGCAACGGCCGTCATAACGCGGTTTCTCGCCATTTGCCATTTGAGTTTCCCGCAACGCTTCCAGATGTTCTTTAGAACAATAGCAGCGATAGGCATTGCCTTGTTCTAGCATTTGATCAATTGCCTGATTATAACGATCAAAACGTTTCGTCTGATAATAAGGGCCTTCATCCCAATTCAGATTTAACCAGTTCATACCGTCCATAATGGCATTGATAGCTTCCTGAGTTGAGCGTTCAAGGTCAGTATCTTCGATACGCAATACAAATTCGCCTTTGTTATGGCGGCTATACAGCCAGGAATAAAGTGCGGTACGAGCACCACCAACATGGAGATAGCCAGTTGGGCTTGGTGCGAAACGGGTTTTAATTTTACTCATCGGGGATTGCCTTAATTACGTTTCACTTTTCAATGAACGTTATTGGTGATTTAAAGTAATAAAAGTGGGGGTCATTTTATCACTGCACCTTAATTCCTCAATGCTGTTAACGGGAAGTTATTGAGGAAAGTCAGTGTATTTGTCTAAACTGCACCCTATAGTGACGATAATTATCTCACCCTTGTTTAATTTTGAGACGAACGATATTTTTCTCTAGAAAAAGCGTTGACTCACTCTGAACTATCCCTATAATGCGACTCCATCACGACGGGGCGATTAGCTCAGTTGGTAGAGCATCTCCCTTACAAGGAGGGGGTCATCAGTTCGAATCTGGTATCGCCCACCATCTCGTTGTGATAAGAATGATTTTATGATTGGGCGATTAGCTCAGTTGGTAGAGCATCTCCCTTACAAGGAGGGGGTCATCAGTTCGAATCTGGTATCGCCCACCAATCATAAATTCAGTGGTATAGAAGCAGTAATAGTCATCATGAAGTGGGCGATTAGCTCAGTTGGTAGAGCATCTCCCTTACAAGGAGGGGGTCATCAGTTCGAATCTGGTATCGCCCACCACTTCATTAAGATTGTTTCAGGCGGTATCACATATCTTTGGTGCGGGTCGTTAGCTCAGTCGGTAGAGCAGTTGACTTTTAATCAATTGGTCGCAGGTTCGAATCCTGCACGACCCACCACTCCAAAAGATATTCAGAGTAGTTCTCCTATAGATGGGTCGTTAGCTCAGTCGGTAGAGCAGTTGACTTTTAATCAATTGGTCGCAGGTTCGAATCCTGCACGACCCACCACTCCAAAAGATATCCAGAATAGTTCCCCCTATAGATGGGTCGTTAGCTCAGCCGGTAGAGTAAGAACAGTTGGCTTTTAATCAATTGGTCGCAGGTTCGAGCCGAGCGAAGCGAGACAACAGCGCGTGAGCGCTGGCCCGCAGCAAAAGAAGTCACAAACAATGAGAACACTCAAACTATGGCCTCTTGGAAACAGGTAGAACCGAGATGTGGTAGGTAACTTTAATACTTGTACGACACACCGGCTAATCAATGCGTCGCCAGGGCTTTATAGAAACTAGGGTTTTCTTGGATGATAGCTAACACCTTTGCCGCTAGTCCTGTCGGATTTCGACGCTTCTGCTCCCAGCTTTTAATTGTATCAAGGCTAGTGCCTAAAGCCTCCGCCATCTCTGTCTGTGAAATGTTAAGTTGAGCACGGATAGCTTTAACGTCGGTAACTTCGTATCGGGTTACACGCGCTGCGGCTTTATTACCTTGTTTAATTTCAACTGCTTCTTCTAGGGATGCTTTTAATTCGTCAAAAAAACTCATATTACACCTCATCTTTTAGTAATTTTGTTAGTTTTTTCAGTTCTGCTTTCTCGGCATCCGTTAAGCTATCTTTTTTACTTTTCGGATAAGCCATCACCAGATAGATAATATCTTCAGTCGCTAGAAGATAAATAACTCTGGCACTACCATTTTTTCCTTGTGAGCCTATAGCCATTCTGATTTTACGTAACCCCCAGTACCACGTATTAGATCACCTTTATCTGGTGACTCGATAAGCTCTCGTTGCAGTTCTTTAAGTTCATCATCAGTGGCAATCTCTTTTATCTGTCGGGTAAACATACTAGTTTCGATAAACTCTATCGCATGACTCACTGGAAAACCTCCTTTATCCTAGAGTACAAGGTACTCTTATAATTCTAAAATTGCCAGCATGACTTACAAATTTATTCCATACCTTTAGTCGTACTACAGATCCGGTTATTTAACAAAGCCTGCCAAACGAAACCAGTAGTCACCGAACGAAGTGAAGAAAACCTCGAAGGCCGAGTCATCCTGTACGACCCACCACTCCAAAAGATATTCAGAGTAGTTCCCTTATAGATGGGTCGTTAGCTCAGTCGGTAGAGCAGTTGATTTTTAATCAATGGGTCGCAGGTTCGAGCCGAGCGAAGCGAGACAACGGCGCGTGAGCGCTGGCCCGATATGAATATTAAAGGCCATCGGATGGTTAATCCGATGACCTTAGCTACGTTTCCGTTATCTATTTCAGAAATGCGCGGATCAATTCTAAAAGCGCAACTAATGCTTTGAGAACGATGATAGCAGTATCAATAAAGGCTTTGAATGCTTTCATCCGTTTTGCTCCTGTT is from Photorhabdus laumondii subsp. laumondii and encodes:
- a CDS encoding DUF3820 family protein, with protein sequence MEKENLIEIANTAMPFGKYKGRMLIDLPEEYLLWFARKGEFPQGKLGALMEMTLAIKLEGLDSLVKPLKKG
- the gltX gene encoding glutamate--tRNA ligase, encoding MSKIKTRFAPSPTGYLHVGGARTALYSWLYSRHNKGEFVLRIEDTDLERSTQEAINAIMDGMNWLNLNWDEGPYYQTKRFDRYNQAIDQMLEQGNAYRCYCSKEHLEALRETQMANGEKPRYDGRCRDNPCQHDPAQPHVVRFRNPQEGSVIFNDQIRGPIEFSNQELDDLIIRRTDGSPTYNFCVVIDDWDMEITHVIRGEDHINNTPRQINILKALGAPVPEYAHVSMILGDDGKKLSKRHGAVSVMQYRDDGYLPEALLNYLVRLGWSHGDQEIFSIEEMTELFSLDAINKSASAFNTEKLQWLNHHYINTLPPEKVAVHLAWHIEQQGIDSRNGPQLVDLIKLLGERCKTLKEMAESCRYFYEDFAEFDADAAKKHLRPVARQPLEVVHAKLASITDWTPENVHHAIQSTADELEVGMGKVGMPLRVAATGAGQSPGVDVTIHAIGQPRTLSRINQALEFIAQRETQS
- the nadS gene encoding NadS family protein, with amino-acid sequence MSFFDELKASLEEAVEIKQGNKAAARVTRYEVTDVKAIRAQLNISQTEMAEALGTSLDTIKSWEQKRRNPTGLAAKVLAIIQENPSFYKALATH
- the dinQ gene encoding damage-inducible type I toxin DinQ, with the translated sequence MKAFKAFIDTAIIVLKALVALLELIRAFLK